Proteins encoded within one genomic window of Chitinophaga parva:
- a CDS encoding deoxyguanosinetriphosphate triphosphohydrolase family protein yields MSQNSTGRSISLYTKNDFKRYYAEGKNALGNYREPARRDMDRLIHATCFRRLQGKTQLYPGFESDFFRNRLTHSLEVASVARSIASKLNSREKFLANMPINLDIVEFAGLAHDLGHPPFGHQGEYELDSLMRQHGGYEGNAQTLRLLTKIEKKGFVDVDDSQFNGNGDQRKGLNLTARVLASILKYDNIIDEKRLTDEDAVKQGKKIKPVKGYYHFDDGLVKKIKSDCGGNELDSKFKTIECQIMDVADDISYSTYDLEDGLKAGFYTLQDIVFPKQKLLKEISEQIQLELPNGDIFKPSPEAVGEILQNLFSEFLFQDFQGTHIKDLDSAFSYLNRQYSIINSYSHNGYQRNFLSSSLVNRFIEGVKFIPNKKFPAQSRVVLTDDILGQVEVLKKFTYISQVLSSRLKVAEFRGREIVREIFKTVSADGGCELLPHDFRNYYESVNADKKRIVCDFVAGMTDRYAIEFYARLKSENAETIFKPL; encoded by the coding sequence TTGTCCCAAAATTCCACTGGTAGATCTATATCCCTCTACACGAAGAATGATTTTAAGCGATATTACGCTGAAGGTAAGAATGCTCTTGGTAATTATCGCGAACCTGCTCGACGGGATATGGATAGGCTTATTCATGCGACTTGTTTTAGAAGATTGCAGGGTAAAACCCAGCTTTACCCGGGATTTGAATCGGATTTTTTTAGGAATCGATTGACTCATTCGCTCGAAGTTGCATCTGTTGCACGTTCAATAGCCAGTAAACTTAATAGCCGGGAAAAATTCCTTGCTAATATGCCAATTAATCTTGATATAGTTGAATTTGCGGGATTGGCCCATGACCTAGGGCATCCTCCGTTCGGACATCAAGGAGAATATGAATTGGATTCACTGATGCGACAACACGGTGGATATGAAGGTAATGCACAAACTTTGAGGCTGTTAACCAAAATTGAGAAAAAGGGTTTTGTGGACGTTGATGACAGCCAATTTAATGGAAATGGCGATCAAAGAAAAGGTTTAAACCTGACAGCAAGGGTGCTTGCTAGTATCCTTAAGTATGACAATATCATAGATGAGAAAAGGCTAACGGATGAGGACGCCGTCAAGCAAGGGAAGAAAATTAAGCCGGTTAAAGGTTATTATCATTTTGATGATGGCCTTGTAAAAAAAATAAAATCGGATTGTGGTGGCAATGAGCTAGATAGTAAATTTAAGACCATTGAATGCCAAATCATGGATGTTGCAGATGACATCTCATATTCGACATATGACTTAGAAGATGGTCTAAAGGCAGGATTTTATACGCTACAAGATATTGTGTTTCCAAAGCAAAAACTACTTAAAGAAATTTCAGAGCAGATACAACTAGAATTACCTAACGGAGATATTTTTAAACCCTCTCCCGAAGCAGTTGGAGAGATATTGCAAAATCTCTTTTCTGAATTTTTATTCCAAGATTTTCAGGGGACACATATAAAGGATCTTGACTCTGCATTTAGCTATCTGAATAGGCAGTACTCGATTATAAATTCATATTCACATAACGGATATCAGAGAAACTTTTTGTCATCCTCACTGGTTAATAGATTTATTGAAGGGGTCAAATTCATCCCCAATAAAAAATTTCCTGCTCAAAGTAGAGTTGTTCTTACTGATGACATTTTAGGACAGGTAGAGGTCCTGAAAAAATTTACATATATATCACAGGTGTTATCATCACGATTGAAAGTAGCTGAATTTCGCGGAAGGGAAATTGTTCGAGAAATTTTCAAAACGGTATCTGCTGATGGTGGATGTGAGTTGCTTCCCCATGACTTTAGAAACTATTATGAAAGTGTCAACGCTGATAAAAAAAGGATAGTATGTGATTTCGTAGCGGGTATGACAGACCGATATGCCATTGAGTTCTATGCAAGATTGAAGTCTGAAAATGCGGAAACGATCTTTAAACCGTTATAA